The sequence below is a genomic window from Wenzhouxiangella sp. XN24.
AGGCCGAACCCCACCGACTTGAGGAACTCGATGGCCTCGGCGAGCGCGGCGCTGGTCGCCAGGTGCTGTCGCCGGGTGGCGACCGAGCGCATGTAGATGCGCTCGTCGGACAGGGCGTTCATGCGGATCCGGTCGCCGAGCAATGCGCCGCCGGTGCGCCGGCGGGTCGGATCGACCGCCAGCACCGCGATCGGCCGGTCGGGAAAACTCCGCAGGAAACGGTTCAGGATCTCGTCCGTGAGGCTCGATTTCCCGGCGCCGCCGGTGCCCGTGATGCCGATCACCGGAACCCGGCCGGCCGTCTCCTCGCGCGGACCCCGCAGCACCACCGTGGATTCCGTGTCGTCGGCCGACTGCTCGATCAGGCTGAGGCTGTGGCCGATGCGCAGGAAATCGCCGGGGCCGTCCGCTCCGGGGCGGAGTGTCGGGCGACGGGCCGCCCGGACCCGCTTGAAGACGTCGTCGATCATGCCCTCCAGGCCGAGGCGCAAGCCTTCCTCCGGTCCGTAGACGCGCTCGACCCCGTACTCCTCGAGCGCGCGGCGCTCCTCGGGCGAAATCGTCCCGCCGCCACCGACCACCACGCGGATATGCTCGGCTCCATGCTCCCGGAGCATATCGATCATGTAGCGGAAGTACTCGTTGTGCCCGCCCTGGTACGAGGACACCGCGATGCCGTCGGCGTCTTCTTGCAGCGCAGCGCGCACGATGTCGGCGACGCTGCGGTTGTGTCCGAGGTGCACGACCTCCGCGCCGCCGGACTGCAGGATGCGGCGGATGATGTTGATCGCGGCATCGTGGCCGTCGAACAGCGAGGCGGCGGTGATGAACCGCAGCGGTTTCGCGTCCGTTCCCGGCAATATCTGCAGGTTTTTTGCGGCGGTGCTCATGGCGATGACGGGACCCGGGCGGCGCCGCGCAGGGCGGCAAGCCACAAATTATAGCGGCAACGGATCACGCGACGGAGCCTCGGCACGAATGCTGCGATGCCACATAAGCTTCCGGCAATGCACGAGTTTTCCGCGGCCGCTATAATTCGCCGGCCCGTTTTCGTCGCCCGGCCCGCCACGGAGTTTCGCCTCCCGGGTCTGCCCCGCGACGGAACCAGCGAACCGCAGAACCGCTGCGCGGCCCCCCGGGGGACCGTGGAGCGCAGCGCACCAGAATGACGAAGCCAGCTGCGGACACCGCCCGTCGGCCCGCACCCCAGGAGGTCTCCCCAGATGAATCTCTTCCAGCAGCTCGAGGGTATGGGCCACGAGCAGGTCGTGTTCTTCCAGCACAAGGACAGCGGGCTCAAAGCCATCGTCGCGATCCACAACACGGCGCTCGGGCCGGCGCTCGGGGGCTTGCGGATGTGGCCCTACGCCAGCGACGAGGACGCGATCAAGGACGTCCTGCGACTGTCACGCGGCATGACCTACAAGGCCGCGGTGTCCGGGCTCAACCTCGGCGGCGGCAAGGCCGTGCTGATTGGCGACCCGGCGACGGACAAGAGCGAAGGCCTGTTTCGCGCCTTCGGCCGCTTCATCGGTTCGCTCGGGGGCCGCTACATCACCGCCGAGGACGTCGGCACCACCGTCGACGACATGGATTACATCTACCAGGAGACGGACCGCGTGGTCGGCGTGCACCGGGTCCATGGCGGCAGCGGCGATCCCTCGCCGTTCACGGCCTTCGGCACGTTGCAGGGGATCATGGCCTGCCTGCAGAAGAAATACGGCCACCAGGATCCCGGCAAGGTGAGTTTCGCCATCCAGGGGGTGGGCAGCGTCGGTTATTACCTGACGAAATTCCTCTCGGAGGCCGGCGCCAAGGTGTTCGTCTGCGACATCAATACCGCCCGCGTGGCACAGGTCGTGGAGGAGTTCGGCGCGGAAGCCGTACCCATGGAGCAGATCTACGACGTGGACGCCAACGTCTTCTCGCCCTGCGCCCTCGGCGGCGTCATCAACGACGACACCCTGCCGCGGCTGAAATTCGACATCGTCGCCGGCAGCGCCAACAACCAGCTCGAGACCAGCGCGCACGGCACGGCCCTGGAAGAACGCAGCATTCTCTACGCGCCGGACTACGCCATCAACGCCGGCGGCCTCATGAACGTGGCGATCGAGCTGCAGGGCTATGACCGCGATCGCGCCTACCGCACCGTGTCGAGCATCCGCGACATTATGGGGCGGATCTTCCAGCTCGCCGAACGCGACGGCATCCCGACGTGGAAAGCCGCGGACCGCCTCGCCGAGGAACGCATCGCCATGATCACCAAGGTCAAGGAGCCTTATTCGAAGCGCTTCAAGGACCGCCTATCGGGTCGCCGCGGCCACGCGACCGCGGCGCAGGAGTGATCGTATCTTGAGCGCTTTCAACACCGCTCTCGGGGAAGACCTGGACATGCTGCGCGACGCCGTCCGGCGTTTCGCCGCCGAGCGCATCGCGCCCCAGGCCGCAGAGATCGATGCGCGCAACGAGTTCCCGCAGTCGCTGTGGACCGAGCTCGGCGAAATGGGCCTGCTGGGCATCACCGTCGGAGAAGATTACGGCGGCGCCGGGCTCGGCTACCTGGCGCATTGCGTCGCCATGGAGGAAATCTCCCGGGCCTCGGCTTCGGTCGGACTCTCCTATGGCGCGCATTCCAATCTCTGCCTGAACAACATCTGGCTCAACGGCAACGAGGCACAGAAGAAGAAATACCTGCCCCGGCTGTGCTCGGGCGAATGGGTCGGGGCGCTCGCAATGTCCGAGCCCGGCGCCGGCTCCGACGTCATCGGGTCGATGAGCTGCACCGCCGTGCGCCGCGGCGACACCTGGATCGCCAACGGCTCCAAGATGTGGATCACCAACGGCCCGGAGGCTTCCGTGCTGCTGGTCTACATGCGCACGGCCGACGCCTCCGCGGGTTCCAGGAGCGTCACGGCCTTCCTGGTCGAGCGGGACATGCCCGGATTCCGCACGGCACAGAAGCTGGACAAGCTCGGCATGCGGGGCTCCAACACCTGCGAGCTGGTGTTCGAGGACTGCGAGATCCCTGCCGAGAACGTGCTCGGTGAAGTCAATGGCGGCGCCTACCTGATGATGCGCGGCCTGGATTCCGAGCGCCTCGTCCTCTCGGGCGGGCCGCTCGGCATCATGCAGGCCTGCATGGACACGGTCCTGCCGTACCTGCATGAACGCAAGCAGTTCGGCGAGCCGATCGGCAGCTTCGGCATCATGCAGGCGAAGATCGCCGACATGTACACGGCGCTGCAGTCGTCGCGCGCATTCACCTACCGCGTGGCGGGCCAGTTCGACAGCGGCGAGCCCACCCGCATGGACGCCGCCGCCTGCCTGCTGCTCGCCTCCGGCTCCGCCGTGACGCTCGCCCTGGAAGCGGTGCAGATCCTCGGCGGCAACGGTTACATCAACGAATATCCCGCCGGCCGGTTGCTGCGCGACGCCAAGCTCTACGAGATCGGCGCGGGCACCAGCGAGATCCGCCGCATGCTGATCGGCCGCGAGCTGTTCCGCACGACGGGCAACCCCGATTCGAACTGAGGAGTCGATCATGAGCCAGGACACCATCGTCATCGCCGCGGCGCGCCGCACCCCCATCGGCGCCTTCCAGGGCGGCCTGAGCCCCGTGCCGGCACCGCAACTCGCGGCGGTCGCGATCCGCGCCGCCCTGGAGGACGCGGGGGTCGCGCCGGACGAAGTCTCCGAGGCCATCATCGGTTGCGTGCTGCCCGCCGGACTCGGCCAGGCGCCGGCCCGCCAGGCGGCCCTCGCCGCCGGATTGCCCGACGCTGTGGGCTGCACGACGGTCAACAAGGTCTGCGGCTCGGGCATGAAGGCGACCATGTTCGGTCATGACCTCTTGCGCGCGGGCTCCGGCCGGGTCGTGCTCGCCGGCGGCATGGAGTCGATGAGCAATGCGCCGTATCTCCTGCCGAAGGCGCGCGCCGGCTACCGGATGGGCCACCAGGAAGTGCTCGATCACATGTTCTACGACGGCCTGCAGAATCCCTACGACGGCAACATGATGGGCCACTTCGCCGAACTCACCGCGGAAAAGTACGGCTTCACGCGCGAGGCGCAGGACGCATTCTCGCTGGCGAGCGTGCAGCGCGCGCTGCAGGCCATCGAGGGCGCATTCGCCGCGGAGGTCGCCCCGGTGACGGTGAAGACCCGCCGCGGTGAAACCGTGGTGTCCCATGACGAGGAACCGGGCCGCTGCGAGATCGACAAGATTTCCACCATGCGGCCGGCCTTTCGCAAGGACGGCACCGTCACGGCGGCCTCGTCGTCATCGATTTCCGACGGCGCCGCGGCGCTGTTGCTCATGACCGAGGCCGAAGCGGGACGCCGCGGCCTCGAACCCCTTGCCCGGATCGTGGGCCACGGGGGTTTCGCTCATGCCCCGGAGTGGTTCACCACGGCGCCGGTGTCGGCGACAAAGCAGCTGCTCGAGCGGCTCGGCTGGGCGCCCGACAGCGTCGATCTCTACGAGATCAACGAGGCCTTCGCCATCGTGACCATGGCCGCCATGCACGATCTCGGCCTCGACCACGACAAGGTCAACGTCAACGGCGGCGCCTGCGCGCTGGGCCACCCGATCGGCGCCACCGGCGCGCGGCTGCTCGTCACCCTCGCCCACGCTTTGCGGGCGCGCGGACTGAAACGCGGCGTCGCCTCGCTGTGCATCGGGGGCGGCGAAGCGACCGCCGTCGCGATCGAGGCATTCTGAAGCCGATGGCCGTGCTCTCCACCGCGATCCGCGCCGGCGCAGAGGACTTCGTCGCCAACCGCAAGCACATGGAAGCGCTGGTCGAGGATCTCCGCCGGCAGGTGGCCCACGCGGCCCTCGGCGGCGGCGAGCGTGCCCGGGGCCGGCACGCGGACCGCGGCAAGCTGCTGCCTCGCGAGCGGGTGGACGCCTTGCTGGATCCGGGCAGCCCGTTTCTCGAGCTTTCGCCCCTTGCGGCCCACGGGCTCTACGAGGACCAGGCCCCTGCCGCCGGCATCATCACGGGGATCGGACGGGTGTGCGGGCGCGAGGTGGTGGTCGTCGCGAATGACGCAACCGTCAAGGGCGGCACCTATTTCCCCGTGACGGTGAAAAAGCACCTCCGCGCCCAGGAAGTCGCGCTGGAAAATCACCTGCCCTGTATCTACCTTGTGGACTCAGGCGGTGCATTTCTTCCGCTGCAGGACGAAGTCTTCCCCGACCGTGATCATTTCGGGCGAATTTTCTACAACCAGGCGCGCCTTTCCGCCGCCAACATCCCGCAGATCGCCGTGGTGATGGGATCCTGCACAGCGGGCGGAGCCTATGTGCCGGCGATGTGCGACGAGGCCATCATCGTGCGCAACCAGGGCACGATCTTTCTCGCTGGACCTCCGCTCGTGAAGGCGGCGACCGGCGAGGAGGTCGACGCGGAGACGCTCGGCGGGGGCGAGGTGCACAGCCGCATCTCCGGCGTCACCGACCACCTCGCCAACGACGACGCCCATGCCCTGGCCATCGCGCGCGAACTGGTGGCGGCGCTCAACCGGGTCAAGCCGGCCCATGGCGAGGTGGCGGACCCGGTCGCGCCGCTGTACCCGCTCGACGAGGTCTACGGCATCGTGCCGCAGGACACCCGCTACCCTTACGAGGTGCGTGAAGTGATCGCCCGGCTGGTGGACGGCTCCGCGCTGACCGAATTCAAGCCGCTGTACGGCAAGACCCTGGTGTGCGGCTTCGCCCATATCCACGGTTATCCCGTGGGCATCCTGGCCAACAACGGCATCCTGTTCTCGGAATCGGCCCTGAAGGGCGCCCATTTCATCCAGCTGTGCAACCGGCGCGGCGTGCCGCTGGTGTTTTTGCAGAACATCACCGGCTTCATGGTCGGGCGCAAGTACGAACACGCGGGGATCGCCAAGGACGGCGCCAAGATGGTCAACGCGGTGGCCACCGCCACGGTGCCGAAGCTGACCGTGGTCATCGGCGGTTCCTTCGGCGCCGGCAATTACGCCATGTGCGGACGCGCCTACGGCGGGCGCTTCCTCTGGACGTGGCCCAACGCCAGGATCTCGGTCATGGGCGGGGAGCAGGCCGCCAGCGTCATGGCCACGGTGCGCCGCGACGGGCTCGCCGCACGGAACGAGGAATGGCCCGCCGAAGACGAAGCGCGTTTTCGCGCGGGAATCCGCGAGCGCTACGAAACGCAAGGCCATCCCTACTACGCCACGGCCCGCTTGTGGGACGACGGCGTCATCGATCCCGCCGATACCCGCCGGGTGCTCGGCCTGGCCCTGTCCGCGGTCCGCAATGCGCCGCCCGCCGCGGAAACCCCTTACGGCATCTTCAGGATGTAACGGCACTTCTCATGGCACACAACGTCTTGCTTGCAATCGATCCGCGCGGCGTCGCGACGCTCACCCTCAACCGGCCGGAGGTCCACAACGCCTTCGACGCGGCACTGGTCGGCCGGCTCACGGAACTGCTCGTGGAGCTGAAAAGCCGGCCCGAGGTACGGATCGTCGTGCTGACCGGCGCGGGGGCCGCTTTCTCGGCCGGTGCCGATATCGCATGGATGCGCTCCATGGCCAGCTCGGACGAGGAAGACAACGTCGAGGATGCGCTGCACCTTGCGGACCTCATGGCGCTGTTGAACTCGATGCCCATGCCGACCGTCGCGTGCGTCAACGGCCATGCCTTCGGCGGCGGAGTCGGCCTGATCGCCTGCTGCGACATCGCCATCGCCAGCAACGAGGCGCGTTTTGCGCTTTCGGAAGTGCGCCTGGGACTGGTGCCCGCCGTCATCAGTCCCTACGTGCTGGGGGCCATCGGTGAACGCAACGCACGCCGGCTGTTCCTGAGCGGCGAGGCGATGAACGCGAAGCTGGCGCGCCGGGTGGGACTGGTCCACGAGATCGCCAAGCCGAACAAGCTGGAGGACGCCGTCGAGGACCAGATCGGGATGCTGCTGAAGGGCGGCCCGATCGCCCTGCGCGAAAGCAAGGAACTGATCTTCACGGTAGAAGGGGGACGGATCTCGGCGAGTGACGCCCTCAGGCACCGCACGGCGCAGATCATCGCCCAGCTGCGCGTCTCTCCGGAGGGCCAGGAAGGCCTCAGCGCCTTTTTGCAGAAGCGCCCGCCCGTCTGGGCTGCGCCAGTGACCGCGGAGCAGGATGCGGAGTGACCCACGAACTGCGCCTGCGTCGCCTGTTGATCGCCAATCGTGGCGAGATCGCCTGCCGCATCATCCGTAGCTGCCGCCGGCTCGGCATCGAGACCATGGCGGTCCATTCCACGGCCGACGCGCGCGCGCGACACGTGCGCCTCGCGGACACGGCGATCGCCATCGGCGGCGCCGCACCCTCGGAGAGCTACCTGGACGGCAGGCGGATCATCGAGGCCGCACTCGCCGCCGGCGTCGATGCGGTCCATCCGGGCTACGGCTTCCTGTCGGAGAACGCCGGGTTCGCGCAGGCCTGCACCGAGGCCGGCCTGTTGTTCGTGGGACCCCGCGCGGAAACCATCCGGCGCATGGGCTCCAAGAGCGAGGCCAAGAGCGTCATGGAGGATGCAGGGGTGCCCGTGGTGCCGGGCTACCATGGCGCGGAGCAGTCCGCCGGACGGCTCGCGGAACTTGCGGCGGGGATCGGCTTCCCGCTCCTGATCAAGGCCTCCGCGGGCGGCGGCGGCAAGGGGATGCGCGTGGTGCGCGCGGCCGCCGAGTTTCCGGAAGCGCTCGCGGCGGCGCGCCGCGAGGCCGCCAAGGCCTTCGGCGACGAGCAGGTCATCCTGGAACGCTTCATCGAGCGGCCACGGCACGTCGAGGTGCAGGTCTTCGGCGATCGCCACGGCAACATCGTCCACCTGTGGGAACGCGAGTGCTCGACCCAGCGGCGCTACCAGAAGGTCATCGAAGAGAGCCCCTCGCCGCTGCTCGACGAGACCACGCGCGAGGCGATCACCGCGGCCGCGGTCGAAGCGGCGCGGGCCGTGGATTACCTGAACGCCGGCACGATCGAGTTCATCTGCAGTCCGACACGGGAATTCTGGTTCATGGAAATGAACACGCGGCTGCAGGTCGAGCACCCGGTGACCGAAATGGTGACCGGGCTCGATCTCGTCGAATGGCAGTTGCGCATCGCCGCCGGGGAGCCTCTGCCGCTGGCACAGGCGGAGATCCCGCGTCGCGGCCACGCCATCGAGGCGCGGCTCTACGCCGAGAACCCCGCCACCGGCTTCACGCCGTCCAGCGGCCGAATCCGCCGCCTGCGCGCACCCGAGAAGCATCCGGCCATCCGGCTCGATTCCGGTGTCGATGAGGGCGACGAGGTCAGCCATCACTACGATCCCATGCTGGCGAAGCTCATCGTCCACGGCCTCGATCGCGCGGAATGTGTCGGACGGCTGCGCGCGGCGCTCGCTCATACTGCCGTGGCCGGCGTGGAAACCAACCTGCCGTTGCTGCGCGCGGTCGCGGCGCACCCGGTCTTCGCCGCCGGCGAGATCGACACCGGCTTTCTGGACCGGGACCTCGAAGAGGTGCTGTGGAACGTGCCGCCGCCGCCCCTGCCGGCCCTCACCGCCGCTGCCTGGCGCATCGCACGCGACCTGCCGCGGCCGACGACACCGAGCGACCCCTGGTCGCCGTGGGCGCTCGGCGACGGCTGGCGGGCCACCGGCGCGGGTGGCCTGCCGGTGCGCCTGCTGGACGCCGCAGGCCGAAGACACGAGCTGCGGCTCGAATTTCGCGAGGTCGGGATCCGGGTCCACTACGGCACGCACCATCTCGACGCCCGGCTCATCGACCTCGGCGCAGGTCGCGTGCAGGTGGAGGTCCAGGGTCACATCGACGACGCGCTGGTCACCGCCGACGCCGGGCGCATATACGTGGGCCTCGACGACCACGGCTGGGATTTCGTCGTGGAGCCGCTGCATCCCGTCGCAACGGCGGCCGGCGAGGAGGATGCGCACCCCGTTGCGCCGATGCCCGGCACCATCGTCGCGATCAGGGTGAGTGCGGGTGACCGGGTGAGCGCCGGCGATGCGCTGTTGATCATGGAGGGCATGAAGATGGAACTGACCCTCGCGGCGCCGGTGGCGGGCGTGGTGGAACGCGTGCTGTGCGCGGTCGGGGACAGCGTCGAGGCCGACGCCACGCTGGTGGACATCCGGC
It includes:
- a CDS encoding acetyl-CoA C-acyltransferase is translated as MSQDTIVIAAARRTPIGAFQGGLSPVPAPQLAAVAIRAALEDAGVAPDEVSEAIIGCVLPAGLGQAPARQAALAAGLPDAVGCTTVNKVCGSGMKATMFGHDLLRAGSGRVVLAGGMESMSNAPYLLPKARAGYRMGHQEVLDHMFYDGLQNPYDGNMMGHFAELTAEKYGFTREAQDAFSLASVQRALQAIEGAFAAEVAPVTVKTRRGETVVSHDEEPGRCEIDKISTMRPAFRKDGTVTAASSSSISDGAAALLLMTEAEAGRRGLEPLARIVGHGGFAHAPEWFTTAPVSATKQLLERLGWAPDSVDLYEINEAFAIVTMAAMHDLGLDHDKVNVNGGACALGHPIGATGARLLVTLAHALRARGLKRGVASLCIGGGEATAVAIEAF
- a CDS encoding isovaleryl-CoA dehydrogenase produces the protein MLRDAVRRFAAERIAPQAAEIDARNEFPQSLWTELGEMGLLGITVGEDYGGAGLGYLAHCVAMEEISRASASVGLSYGAHSNLCLNNIWLNGNEAQKKKYLPRLCSGEWVGALAMSEPGAGSDVIGSMSCTAVRRGDTWIANGSKMWITNGPEASVLLVYMRTADASAGSRSVTAFLVERDMPGFRTAQKLDKLGMRGSNTCELVFEDCEIPAENVLGEVNGGAYLMMRGLDSERLVLSGGPLGIMQACMDTVLPYLHERKQFGEPIGSFGIMQAKIADMYTALQSSRAFTYRVAGQFDSGEPTRMDAAACLLLASGSAVTLALEAVQILGGNGYINEYPAGRLLRDAKLYEIGAGTSEIRRMLIGRELFRTTGNPDSN
- a CDS encoding acetyl-CoA carboxylase biotin carboxylase subunit produces the protein MTHELRLRRLLIANRGEIACRIIRSCRRLGIETMAVHSTADARARHVRLADTAIAIGGAAPSESYLDGRRIIEAALAAGVDAVHPGYGFLSENAGFAQACTEAGLLFVGPRAETIRRMGSKSEAKSVMEDAGVPVVPGYHGAEQSAGRLAELAAGIGFPLLIKASAGGGGKGMRVVRAAAEFPEALAAARREAAKAFGDEQVILERFIERPRHVEVQVFGDRHGNIVHLWERECSTQRRYQKVIEESPSPLLDETTREAITAAAVEAARAVDYLNAGTIEFICSPTREFWFMEMNTRLQVEHPVTEMVTGLDLVEWQLRIAAGEPLPLAQAEIPRRGHAIEARLYAENPATGFTPSSGRIRRLRAPEKHPAIRLDSGVDEGDEVSHHYDPMLAKLIVHGLDRAECVGRLRAALAHTAVAGVETNLPLLRAVAAHPVFAAGEIDTGFLDRDLEEVLWNVPPPPLPALTAAAWRIARDLPRPTTPSDPWSPWALGDGWRATGAGGLPVRLLDAAGRRHELRLEFREVGIRVHYGTHHLDARLIDLGAGRVQVEVQGHIDDALVTADAGRIYVGLDDHGWDFVVEPLHPVATAAGEEDAHPVAPMPGTIVAIRVSAGDRVSAGDALLIMEGMKMELTLAAPVAGVVERVLCAVGDSVEADATLVDIRPDETE
- a CDS encoding enoyl-CoA hydratase-related protein produces the protein MAHNVLLAIDPRGVATLTLNRPEVHNAFDAALVGRLTELLVELKSRPEVRIVVLTGAGAAFSAGADIAWMRSMASSDEEDNVEDALHLADLMALLNSMPMPTVACVNGHAFGGGVGLIACCDIAIASNEARFALSEVRLGLVPAVISPYVLGAIGERNARRLFLSGEAMNAKLARRVGLVHEIAKPNKLEDAVEDQIGMLLKGGPIALRESKELIFTVEGGRISASDALRHRTAQIIAQLRVSPEGQEGLSAFLQKRPPVWAAPVTAEQDAE
- a CDS encoding Glu/Leu/Phe/Val dehydrogenase codes for the protein MNLFQQLEGMGHEQVVFFQHKDSGLKAIVAIHNTALGPALGGLRMWPYASDEDAIKDVLRLSRGMTYKAAVSGLNLGGGKAVLIGDPATDKSEGLFRAFGRFIGSLGGRYITAEDVGTTVDDMDYIYQETDRVVGVHRVHGGSGDPSPFTAFGTLQGIMACLQKKYGHQDPGKVSFAIQGVGSVGYYLTKFLSEAGAKVFVCDINTARVAQVVEEFGAEAVPMEQIYDVDANVFSPCALGGVINDDTLPRLKFDIVAGSANNQLETSAHGTALEERSILYAPDYAINAGGLMNVAIELQGYDRDRAYRTVSSIRDIMGRIFQLAERDGIPTWKAADRLAEERIAMITKVKEPYSKRFKDRLSGRRGHATAAQE
- a CDS encoding carboxyl transferase domain-containing protein, giving the protein MAVLSTAIRAGAEDFVANRKHMEALVEDLRRQVAHAALGGGERARGRHADRGKLLPRERVDALLDPGSPFLELSPLAAHGLYEDQAPAAGIITGIGRVCGREVVVVANDATVKGGTYFPVTVKKHLRAQEVALENHLPCIYLVDSGGAFLPLQDEVFPDRDHFGRIFYNQARLSAANIPQIAVVMGSCTAGGAYVPAMCDEAIIVRNQGTIFLAGPPLVKAATGEEVDAETLGGGEVHSRISGVTDHLANDDAHALAIARELVAALNRVKPAHGEVADPVAPLYPLDEVYGIVPQDTRYPYEVREVIARLVDGSALTEFKPLYGKTLVCGFAHIHGYPVGILANNGILFSESALKGAHFIQLCNRRGVPLVFLQNITGFMVGRKYEHAGIAKDGAKMVNAVATATVPKLTVVIGGSFGAGNYAMCGRAYGGRFLWTWPNARISVMGGEQAASVMATVRRDGLAARNEEWPAEDEARFRAGIRERYETQGHPYYATARLWDDGVIDPADTRRVLGLALSAVRNAPPAAETPYGIFRM